AATAGCATGATTTCCTGAATAAAGCGCTCTTATCAAAAGCTTTCATATATAGGGCATTCGAACCATAAACCGGCGTAAATCGGGATCCATCAACAGAATAAGAAGGAAACATACCCCATCCATCACGTCGCCTAAATTCAAAACCTTGAATTTTCTGATTTCCGGGAGAAAGATCCAGCGACTTTTGTAATTTATCTATATAGCTTTTAAAAACAGCGTTTGACGGAACGCCATGACAAGCTAAATCTATCGTCAATAAGTTTTCGTAGTCTTTCTTTAAAAATTTTCGTAATCCCGATACCTGACACGGTGTACCACAAAAAAGAACTTTTTTTCGGTCTTCAAGGCGAGTTTTAATCGTTCTAAATATCAGCCCAATTTCACTCTGTAAATATTTACTACCACGAAGCAATTGCAAGTCACCAATTGTCTGAATCTCTATATGTCTACAAAGCAAATCAGAATTCAACGAAGCTCCGAAAACACTCCCACCCTCAGAAAGAATCCCTCTTGCAAAGGCGGAAAACATGCCCCCACTGGAACTAATTCTTCTATCAAGGTTATGCCAGCCAGCATTAACTTTAGGGGTAGAAGTTCCCCATGGCAGATTTGCAGATAATGCTGGACAGGTTCGTT
This genomic stretch from uncultured Fibrobacter sp. harbors:
- a CDS encoding Coenzyme F420 hydrogenase/dehydrogenase, beta subunit C-terminal domain, whose product is MPILASIESCTGCSACANICPKNAIRMIADKEGFSQPVVDDDKCVNCGLCERTCPALSANLPWGTSTPKVNAGWHNLDRRISSSGGMFSAFARGILSEGGSVFGASLNSDLLCRHIEIQTIGDLQLLRGSKYLQSEIGLIFRTIKTRLEDRKKVLFCGTPCQVSGLRKFLKKDYENLLTIDLACHGVPSNAVFKSYIDKLQKSLDLSPGNQKIQGFEFRRRDGWGMFPSYSVDGSRFTPVYGSNALYMKAFDKSALFRKSCYSCSYAKIPRIGDITLADFWGIGRHGFSFKYDTMNGVSLVLANTEKGLNAIKSLDEESFVEERTLDEALIENHNLTNASPCHPQRDEIIRDFLNEQMSLKKIGKKYGLTNRNLKEIIKEYSSKLGLFSFVKRIYNKVKSL